Proteins encoded in a region of the Mesoflavibacter profundi genome:
- a CDS encoding YifB family Mg chelatase-like AAA ATPase: protein MLKKVFGSAVFGVEATTVTVEVNVDTGIGYHLVGLPDNAIKESNYRIAAALQNNGYKIPGKKIIINMSPADLRKEGSAYDLTLAIGILAASKQIKAEDLDRYLIMGELSLDGNLQPIKGALPIAIKAREEGYKGFILPIQNAKEAAIVNDLEVYGVENIKEVINFFDKGEALQQIKIDTRKEFEKNLNFPEFDFADVKGQESIKRCMEIAAAGGHNIILIGPPGAGKTMLAKRLPSILPPMTLHEALETTKIHSVVGRVKDAGLMSQRPFRSPHHTISNVALVGGGSYPQPGEISLSHNGVLFLDELPEFKREVLEVMRQPLEDREVTISRAKFTVTYPSSFMLVASMNPSPGGYFNDPDAPVTSSPAEMQRYLSKISGPLLDRIDIHIEVTPVPFEKLSDDQIAESSVDIRKRVTCAREIQTQRFKDFDNVHYNAQMSTKQIRKYCKLDDASLQLLKTAMERLNLSARAYDRILKVARTIADLEQSETVLGNHISEAIQYRSLDRDGWLG from the coding sequence ATGCTCAAAAAAGTTTTTGGAAGTGCTGTTTTTGGTGTTGAAGCAACAACAGTTACAGTAGAAGTTAATGTAGATACAGGAATAGGTTATCATCTTGTTGGATTACCCGACAATGCTATAAAAGAAAGCAATTATCGTATCGCAGCAGCACTTCAAAATAACGGTTATAAAATTCCAGGAAAAAAAATTATAATCAACATGTCGCCAGCAGATTTGCGTAAAGAAGGCTCTGCTTATGATTTAACGTTAGCAATCGGGATTTTAGCAGCATCTAAACAGATTAAAGCCGAAGATTTAGATCGTTATTTAATTATGGGCGAATTATCTTTAGACGGAAATTTACAACCTATAAAAGGTGCGTTGCCTATTGCAATTAAGGCTAGGGAAGAAGGTTACAAAGGATTTATTTTACCTATACAAAATGCAAAAGAAGCAGCAATAGTCAATGATTTAGAGGTTTATGGTGTAGAAAATATTAAAGAAGTAATTAACTTTTTTGATAAAGGTGAAGCATTGCAACAAATTAAAATTGATACCAGAAAAGAATTTGAAAAAAATCTAAATTTTCCAGAGTTTGATTTTGCAGACGTTAAAGGACAAGAAAGTATAAAACGCTGCATGGAAATTGCTGCAGCTGGCGGACATAACATTATTTTAATTGGTCCGCCAGGCGCAGGAAAAACTATGTTAGCCAAGCGTTTACCTAGTATTTTGCCACCAATGACCTTGCATGAAGCTTTAGAAACCACAAAAATACATAGCGTTGTTGGTCGTGTTAAAGACGCAGGATTAATGTCGCAAAGACCATTTAGAAGTCCGCATCACACGATTTCAAATGTCGCTTTAGTTGGTGGCGGAAGTTATCCGCAACCAGGAGAAATTTCGTTAAGTCATAACGGTGTGTTGTTTTTAGACGAGTTGCCAGAATTTAAAAGAGAAGTTTTAGAAGTGATGCGTCAACCTTTGGAGGATAGAGAAGTTACCATTTCGCGAGCAAAATTTACGGTGACTTATCCATCGTCGTTTATGTTGGTAGCAAGTATGAATCCAAGTCCTGGTGGATATTTTAACGATCCTGATGCGCCTGTTACTTCAAGTCCTGCCGAAATGCAACGGTATTTAAGTAAAATTTCTGGTCCGTTGTTGGATAGGATAGATATTCATATTGAAGTAACGCCAGTACCTTTTGAAAAATTATCGGATGATCAAATAGCAGAAAGTTCTGTAGACATTAGAAAGCGCGTGACTTGTGCAAGAGAAATTCAAACACAACGCTTCAAAGATTTTGATAATGTGCATTACAATGCGCAGATGTCTACCAAACAAATACGAAAATATTGTAAGTTGGATGATGCTTCACTTCAGCTTTTAAAAACAGCAATGGAGCGTTTAAATCTTTCGGCTAGAGCTTACGATAGAATTTTGAAAGTAGCTAGAACTATTGCCGATTTAGAGCAAAGCGAAACCGTTTTGGGTAATCATATAAGCGAAGCGATTCAATATAGAAGTTTAGATCGCGATGGTTGGTTAGGATAA